In a single window of the Sediminicoccus sp. KRV36 genome:
- a CDS encoding response regulator: MNTGPHILIVDDQREIRDLVARALAREGFRTSSAGDGKAMRRALADARIDLVLLDLMLPGEDGLSLCRAIRAESRVPIIMLTAKGEEVDRVIGLEMGADDYMAKPFGSRELIARIRAVLRRSEALGPMTEAAHRPRLHAFDRWILNTESRDLTREDGVVLPLSTGEYDLLLALVERPQRVLSRDQLLDLARGRAAAGLDRSIDTQISRLRRKIERNPDEPQVIKTIWGGGYMLATAVHQL; this comes from the coding sequence ATGAACACGGGTCCGCACATTCTGATCGTTGATGACCAACGCGAAATTCGCGATCTCGTCGCCCGCGCACTGGCGCGCGAGGGCTTTCGCACCAGCAGCGCCGGCGATGGCAAGGCAATGCGTCGTGCGCTGGCGGATGCGCGGATTGACCTGGTCCTGCTCGACCTCATGCTGCCCGGCGAGGATGGGCTCTCTCTCTGCCGGGCCATCCGCGCGGAGAGCCGCGTGCCCATCATCATGCTGACCGCCAAGGGCGAAGAGGTGGACCGCGTCATCGGGCTCGAGATGGGCGCCGATGACTATATGGCCAAGCCCTTCGGCAGCAGGGAGCTCATTGCGCGCATTCGCGCGGTCCTGCGCCGCAGCGAGGCCCTCGGCCCAATGACCGAAGCGGCGCATCGGCCCAGACTGCACGCTTTCGATCGCTGGATCCTGAACACCGAGTCACGCGATCTGACGCGCGAGGATGGCGTGGTCCTTCCCTTGAGCACTGGCGAATATGACCTGCTGCTCGCGCTGGTCGAGCGCCCGCAGCGCGTGTTGAGCCGCGACCAGTTGCTGGATCTCGCGCGCGGCCGGGCGGCAGCGGGTCTTGATCGCAGCATTGATACCCAGATCAGCCGCCTGCGCCGCAAGATTGAACGCAATCCCGATGAGCCTCAGGTCATCAAGACCATCTGGGGCGGCGGCTATATGCTGGCGACGGCTGTGCACCAACTATGA